One window of Desulfocurvibacter africanus subsp. africanus DSM 2603 genomic DNA carries:
- a CDS encoding glutamate synthase-related protein, translating to MQWSKANDVLGTMNRGNPTESGLCTLCRADCMGKCETWLSSLKGRSLLYPRDFGLITAGSGNTHHVGVCYNSLRVQGFSYGARGMNNGLTNSPDDCLFTNVSLETEFGNGTKTKARLPFMTGALGSTFIAAKYWDSFAVGCALVGIPIVVGENVVGVDRRAELQNGRISKAPELDRRVEIYKRWYDGYGAIIVQLNVEDTRNGVAEYVIDKYGDDVFIELKWGQGAKNIGGEIKVTSLDYALFLKKRGYLVDPDPEKPEVQESFNSGAFHSFARHSRLGYTELSTVEQVRENFMLSVDYLRKLGFKRISLKTGSYGMEALAMAIKFASDAKLELLTIDGSGGGTGMSPWNMMESWGVPSLLLHAKAYEYASMLAARGQRVVDLSFAGGFGKEDQIFKGLALGAPFVKLICMGRGMMVPGFLGANIEGALHPERRERVSGNWETLPKTVAEIGDKPEKIFAGYYDLQKKVGPEQMKEIPYGAMAIWTMADKLSAGLQQLLAGARKFSVRDITREDITAANRETEHETGIPFITEVQDEIARRILNS from the coding sequence ATGCAGTGGTCCAAGGCAAATGACGTGCTGGGCACCATGAATCGAGGCAATCCCACGGAGTCGGGACTGTGCACTCTATGCAGAGCCGATTGCATGGGCAAATGTGAGACCTGGCTATCGAGCCTAAAGGGACGCAGCCTGCTCTATCCCAGGGATTTCGGCCTGATCACGGCCGGCAGCGGCAATACGCACCATGTCGGCGTCTGCTACAATTCCTTGCGCGTACAGGGCTTCAGCTACGGCGCGCGCGGAATGAACAACGGGCTTACGAATAGCCCCGACGACTGTCTGTTCACTAATGTGAGCCTGGAGACAGAATTCGGCAACGGCACGAAGACCAAGGCCCGCTTGCCGTTCATGACCGGCGCGCTGGGCTCGACCTTTATCGCCGCCAAGTATTGGGATTCCTTCGCCGTGGGCTGCGCCCTGGTGGGCATTCCCATCGTCGTGGGCGAGAACGTGGTTGGCGTGGACCGCCGGGCGGAACTGCAGAACGGGCGCATATCCAAGGCCCCTGAACTCGACCGCCGCGTCGAGATCTACAAGCGCTGGTACGACGGCTACGGCGCCATCATCGTCCAGCTGAACGTCGAGGATACACGCAACGGCGTAGCCGAGTATGTCATCGACAAGTACGGCGATGACGTGTTCATCGAGCTCAAGTGGGGCCAAGGCGCCAAGAATATCGGCGGCGAGATCAAGGTCACCAGCCTCGATTACGCCCTGTTCCTCAAGAAGCGCGGCTACCTGGTCGATCCCGATCCCGAGAAACCCGAGGTCCAGGAGTCCTTCAACAGCGGGGCCTTCCACTCCTTCGCCCGCCACAGCCGCCTCGGCTACACCGAGCTCTCCACGGTCGAGCAGGTACGCGAGAACTTCATGCTCTCCGTGGACTACCTGCGCAAGCTCGGCTTCAAGCGCATCTCGCTCAAGACCGGGTCCTACGGCATGGAAGCCCTGGCCATGGCCATCAAGTTCGCCTCCGATGCCAAGCTCGAACTGCTGACCATCGACGGCTCCGGCGGCGGCACGGGCATGAGCCCCTGGAACATGATGGAAAGCTGGGGCGTGCCCTCCCTCCTCCTGCACGCTAAGGCCTACGAATACGCCTCCATGCTCGCCGCCCGCGGCCAGCGCGTCGTGGACCTGTCCTTTGCCGGAGGCTTCGGCAAGGAAGACCAGATCTTCAAGGGCCTGGCCCTGGGCGCACCGTTCGTGAAGCTCATCTGCATGGGCCGCGGCATGATGGTGCCCGGTTTCCTGGGCGCGAACATCGAAGGCGCTCTGCATCCCGAGCGCCGCGAGCGCGTGAGCGGCAACTGGGAGACCCTGCCCAAGACCGTGGCCGAGATCGGCGACAAGCCGGAGAAGATTTTCGCCGGCTACTATGACCTGCAGAAGAAGGTCGGCCCGGAGCAGATGAAGGAGATTCCTTACGGCGCCATGGCCATATGGACCATGGCTGACAAGCTCTCCGCGGGCCTGCAGCAGCTCCTGGCCGGAGCGCGCAAGTTTTCGGTGCGCGACATCACTCGCGAGGACATCACTGCGGCGAACAGGGAAACGGAGCACGAGACCGGCATCCCGTTCATCACTGAAGTCCAGGATGAGATAGCGCGGCGGATCCTCAATTCCTAG